Proteins from one Telopea speciosissima isolate NSW1024214 ecotype Mountain lineage chromosome 1, Tspe_v1, whole genome shotgun sequence genomic window:
- the LOC122658850 gene encoding histone H3-like centromeric protein HTR12 translates to MARVKHRATRSRGSIRKSVRLSGAEATSASAGPSSDSGGQARGNAADAPGSSAARQRQRKPYRHRPGTVALREIRQFQKSYKLLIPAAPFIRTVREISTFFAPGVTRWAAEALVALQEAAEDYLVHLFEDAMLCAIHARRVTLMQKDWALARRLGGKGRPR, encoded by the exons ATGGCGAGAGTTAAACATAGGGCCACCAGGTCCAGAGGTTCTATACGAAAATCTGTACGATTATCAg GAGCTGAAGCAACTTCTGCATCTGCTGGCCCGAGTTCG GATTCTGGTGGACAAGCTAGAGGAAATGCGGCCGACGCACCGGGAA GCTCTGCGGCAAGACAGAGGCAACGTAAACCTTACCGCCACCGCCCAGGAACGGTAGCTCTTCGGGAGATTCGCCAATTTCAGAAATCTTATAAACTGCTGATACCTGCGGCACCTTTCATTAGAACT GTAAGGGAGATTAGTACCTTCTTTGCTCCAGGGGTAACTCGTTGGGCAGCTGAAGCTTTGGTAGCTCTTCAAGAG GCGGCAGAAGATTATTTGGTTCATCTGTTTGAAGATGCAATGCTTTGTGCAATCCACGCAAGGCGTGTTACTCTTA TGCAAAAGGACTGGGCACTAGCACGACGATTGGGAGGGAAAGGGAGGCCTCGGTGA
- the LOC122658857 gene encoding bidirectional sugar transporter SWEET3b-like gives MGFTLRMAVGIMGNAASLLLYAAPILTFKRVIRKRNTEEFSCVPYILALFNCFLYTWYGLPVVSNKWENFPLVTINGLGFLLEITFIIIYFWFASPKGKKVVAVVMLPVITAIFITAFASTFALHTHRLRKVFVGSIGLVASVLMYGSPLVAVKKVFKTKSVEFMPFYLSLFSFLASSLWMVYGLLSHDIFLTSPNLIGSPLGLFQLILYCIYRKKGVIEEPSKKDIETNGVEHKPQTLINGTNGKI, from the exons ATGGGATTTACCTTGCGCATGGCAGTTGGAATAATGG GGAATGCGGCTTCTTTGCTACTATATGCTGCACCCAT ATTAACTTTCAAAAGGGTCATAAGGAAGAGGAACACTGAGGAGTTCTCATGTGTCCCTTATATTTTAGCTTTGTTTAACTGTTTTCTCTACACCTGGTATGGTTTGCCTGTAGTGAGCAACAAGTGGGAAAATTTCCCTCTTGTCACCATTAATGGCCTTGGGTTTCTCCTAGAGATAACCTTTATCATCATATATTTCTGGTTTGCTTCACCAAAGGGCAAG AAGGTGGTTGCCGTGGTAATGCTACCAGTGATAACAGCAATCTTCATCACCGCATTTGCTTCAACATTCGCATTGCATACCCATCGTCTGCGCAAAGTCTTTGTAGGCAGCATCGGCCTGGTGGCCTCTGTTTTGATGTACGGATCTCCACTGGTTGCTGTG aAAAAAGTGTTTAAGACGAAGAGCGTGGAATTCATGCCGTTCTACTTGTCCCTCTTCTCATTCCTGGCTAGTTCACTCTGGATGGTATATGGTCTACTAAGTCATGATATTTTCCTTACG AGTCCAAATCTCATAGGGAGCCCATTGGGCCTTTTCCAGCTGATACTATATTGCATTTATCGTAAGAAGGGAGTAATTGAAGAACCAAGCAAGAAGGACATAGAAACCAATGGAGTGGAACATAAACCGCAGACTCTGATCAATGGCACCAATGGCAAGATCTAA